The following DNA comes from Candidatus Methylacidiphilum fumarolicum.
CTTACCTTTTGTCCGATCACCCTCAGATTGGACTGGTGCGTGTAGTACCGCTGGTTCGTCGGTGTTCGTTTTGCAGCCGTTTCCCTTTCCTGTCGCCTTTCGTTGCAGCGTGTGTACGCTCCGACCGATCAGCCCGCCAAACTTCTTCGGCGAATAGATGTTCGTCATGCATACTTTTAACTATTTTGGCATCGCAATATCTAGAACTATTCTTTACTCTTTCTCTTCTCTCCTCTTCCACATCAATCAATCGATAACAGAAGCAAGGAACGATAAAGAATAATGCGCCAACGAACGCAATTTTAGCAGCACTAAAAGTTTGTTGATTACTTGAGCTTGCCCCTTATAAAGGGGAGGCGGCAAAGCGTAGTGAAGCTCTTATAAGTTGGATACTCAAGAGCTTGGATTGGATCAAAAGGGTAGAAATCTTTGGATAATAAGATTTTCTTTATGAGAGGATAGAGCGAAAACATAAAAAGCCAATCTCTTTAAACGCTCCAACACTATAAAACTAAAAATCGGCTGCGATTTCTTAAGCCTGCAGCAGAATAGCGTCCAGGCTAAGGTGGCAAGTAATATGTGCTGCTGCATACTTTAGATCTGTTAGTCAAGCCGTAATCTAATGCTTTTCTTTTGTATCGGATTGTTGGAGGGGTAAGAGAAAAGAAAAAATTGTAAGCATGTCTTTCTTATTATATATCATGTAAGCATCTAGTCCTCAATGGATAGAGAATTGATCCAAATTATTCAATGTTCGCTTGGAAAAGGTTTTGTAGGTTAGATTGAGACGACCATATCATTTCCTCTTTAGTTTCTGCACAAAGAGCCAGCGGCAGTTACCAATTAAGGATTGGTGTCGGAAAAAGTTAAATTGGAGCGGAAAAGAAAATCAGCAAGGGTATTTTTGAGCAAAATTCTCTGCACTAATACCCCATAGTCGGTCTTTTCAAAATATATCCGATATTCCTTGCATCGGAACCTATAGAGGATTCTGTTATCTCTTTCCGCTTTGCTTAAACAATCGGAATGAGGGTTTGATAAGACTTCTGGTATCATTTCTAGACAATCCAGAATTTGAAACTGTACAGCTTTGGAAAGCTGAGAAAGATCCTGCTGACTTTGATGACAAAAAACAATCTGAAAGGGCTTCTTTTCCTCTATCCGTTTTTCGAACAATTTTTCAATATCAATATCCATAGAAGGTCTTTTGTTTGTTTAAAATTGCTAAAAATTCTTTTTAATCAGATGGATATAATAAATATTTTTTTCTTTTTTCTCTAAAGTTTTCTAAATAAGGGATCCAATTATCCACAATAGCTTGAATTCTCTTTCCAGACAGAAGCTCTTTTCTAATTTCATCCGTCCCACAATAGCGATCAAAAAATTCAAGTTGCTCAGCCGTCAATGAAGCTAAGGGATCTTGGTTTAGCTCTGTCATCATTTCCTGTAATAGAGAAAGACCTATTTCCACAAGTTTGACTTTAGAAAAGTCTTTAATGTATATCTGACAACCACCCAAGGTTTTCCCTTGAAATTTTCCAAAAAAAGGCCAATAGAACACCGGTCTGAAATAACAAAAAGGGATTTTTCTTTTATTCATGTTCCTTGCAAAAGTAAAAGGATCAATTTTTTGAGCTCCTACCAATTTATAAGGCAAAGCGGTTCCAATCCCGTTATTAAGCACAGGACTTAAGCCTAAAAAAGAACTGATGGCAAAATAAAAAGGGCTTTCTTCATCAGTCAAGTAGGGAGAGAGTGGAAACCAAGGAAGCCCTGTGTCCTTCCAAAGCATATGCCTTTGCCAACCTTTCATGGGGACAAGGGTAAGTTTCGGTTTTTTAAAAATCCAATTTTCTCCATTAATCATTCCAGCAATTTCACAGGGAGTCATGCCATGGATGTAAGGAATATCCCATTCGTTATAAAAAGAACGAAAAGAGTTGTTAAAAGGCATCCCTTCGACACGTTCTCCCCCAAGGGGATTTGGCCGATCAAGGACATAAAACTCTTTACCATTTTCTCCCGCTGCTTCCATAGCCAATCCCATTGTGCTTAAAAATGTAAAACTCCTTGTCCCAATATCCTGTAAATCAAAAACAAGGACATCCACGTTGGCAAGCATATCATCTGTTGGTTTTAGTGTTTCTCCCTGGAGTGGATACACAGGAAGGTTTGTATAGGGATCAATATAAGAAGCAGTATTTTGTTTATCTGAACCCATGCAATAGAGACCGTATTCGGGAGTAAATATGGCAACAAGATTTACTTGTGGACAATGATAAAAAAGTTCTAAAGTAGAAATTCCATTTTTGTTGACAGCCGAAAGATTTGTGATTAATCCAATTTTTTTTCCTTCCAAGCCATGAAAATGATTTTCTACAAGTACATCGATCCCCAAATCGATGACTGTAGCTTGCAAATAATCCAGATGAATGGAATGTATTATAATGAATAATGTACAAAAAAACAAAATCAGTCGATGCATCAATACGATGAGAACTTTCTTTTTTAATATTTTTTTAATGAATCTGTTTACAATCCGATAAAGACTTTTCTCCATGAACCCCTCTATCGATAGACTTTATCTTTTTCTTCTTCTTATTCCACTTATTACCATCCATGAGTTTGCACACGCAATGGTGGCTACCCTTATGGGTGATAGAACCCCTAGGGATGAGGGCCGCTTAACTTTCAATCCACTAGTTCATATGGACTTATTTGGGACTTTAATTATACCAGCTATCAATATTTTCCTACTCCCCGGAGGTTTTGGTTTTTTCGCATGGGGTAGGCCTGTCCCTACTAATCCCTCCCTGTTAAAAAACCCTAGACTACAAGGTATTCTTATTGCTCTAGCTGGACCTTTGGCTAATATAATAACTGCTTTTTTTATCCTCCTTATAGCCAAAGTGGTTATTCCACAGGATCATAAATTAAGCGAGCTTTTTGCCACTTTTGTCCTTGCTTCTATCTTTCTTGCCGTTTTTCATTTGCTACCTGTGATGCCTTTCGATGGGTGGACAATCATAAAAAATATTTTCAGAATCCCTGACCAGTGGGAACACCAAATGGGCATTTTCTGGTTCATTGCGATTCTTATATTTTTAAATCTTCCTCCAGTGTATCATTTCTTAGAATTCTCTGCTTACCATTTGTTTATGTTGCTTAACCTGCTCTCCGGTTCTCCATTACACAGATAAAAAAAACTAATGTATAATGTTTTATGCCAGCATTAAAAAAAGAAGAAATTTTAAACCAACTCAGAAAAGTTCGATACCCTGGATTTAGTAGGGACATCGTTTCTTTTGGTCTAGTAAAAGAGATCGAAATGACAGAAGAAAGCATTTATATAAAACTCGAGCTTTCGAGCCCTAATCCCGATGTTCCTGAACAATTGGAAAGAGAAATTAAGGCCACCCTGTCATCCCTGACCGCGATCAGCAACATCCAGGTTGCCATCAAAAGGCCAGAAGCTCCCCTAGCACAGAGAATGGCTCCAAAGGGATCTGAAATCAAGCACATTATCGCCGTAGCTAGTGGCAAAGGAGGTGTGGGGAAATCCACCGTTGCAGCAAACCTCGCTTGTGCTTTCCATAAAATCGGATTTCATGTCGGACTTTGTGATTGTGACATTTATGGACCAAGTATATCCATGATGTTTGGAACGGTTGAATCGCCTCAAATCTCTGTTGATGAGAAGCTCATACCTATCGAACGATATGGACTAAAATTAATGAGCATGGGCTTTCTTCTTGAATCCGATCAACCTGCCGTTTTGAGAGGTCCGTTAGTGACTCGCTATACTCAGGAATTTTTAAAAAACGTCGATTGGGGAAACCTAGATTTCTTAGTGCTCGATCTACCTCCTGGTACGGGTGACATCCAACTGACAATCGTACAAACTGTTCGTCTTTCAGGGGCAGTAATCGTTACAACCCCTCAGGAAGTGGCTCTTGTTGATGCAAGAAAAGCCGTATCTATGTTCAAAAAAGTCAATGTCCCAATTTTAGGAATTTTAGAAAACATGAGTTATTTCCTTTGTCCTAGTGACAATAAAAAATACGATCTTTTTGGTTCCGGGGGGGGCAAAAGGGAAGCCGAGAAGCTAAATGTTCCATTCTTAGGAGAAATTCCCATAGAAGCCGAATTGAGGATTTCTTCCGATCATGGCATGCCTATCGTTTTATCAGACCCGGATAGACAAACAAGCACGGTTTTTTTAGAAGCAGCTAAAAAAATTGTTGACTTTTTAAAATAAAAATCTAATGTGGCTTTTCTAAAAAATACTATAATCTCAATCGCAACTTTTGAATTATATTAGTTTAAAAATTTGTGGATCTTTGGAGGAGAGGAATGGAGGAAAATAAAGAGATGGAGTGTATATCTGTATTACTGAAAAATTCGACTCTTTATCGAGAATTTCTTTTGGAAAGAGAAGAAATTCTAAAACATAAATGGATTGAAAGCGAAAAAAAGGGATATGATATTGGCTTTGAAAAAGCGCTTCTTGATTGGGTAATTAATCATAGAAGCAAATGGCTGGCAAGTAGAAGAAAAAGCATGGAATCATAAGCCAGCCGCTTTTTATTTTTAAGCCAACTCTTTATTCTCGTTCCATTCTAATTTTCTTTTCTTTGATTTCTTTTTGCGTATTTTATAGGGAAACTTTTTCCTTCCCAAAATTTTAACTATATAACAATTAGCATTCTGTCTTTGTAGCCCATTCAAAGATTCCTAAGACAGATACAAAATGGCTATGGAAATTTATATTGTTCAATCTGGCAAAAAAGAAGGACCTTTTTCTATGGAGGAGATCCTTCAGCTGCTAGAAAAAGGAACAATAAATACCCAAACCCTTGCATGGCACAAGGACCTTAAAGATTGGGAACCACTCGGAAAACTAATTCAGGAGGCTGAACAGGAAAAGAAGGAGCAAGTGGCTCAGGAAAAAAACGCAGCCGAAACTAAAAACCCAGTGTCTCAAACGAGTGGGCTTGATAAAGAGACTCCAACCGATCCTTTTCTTCAACTACTGAAGACTTCGCAACAAATTGCATTCTGGATGGATGAAGAACTTGCTTTGTATGGGACGAAAGCTTCTCATTCAAGATCTCATCCATTAGAAGCAACCGTTTGGCTCGAATATAGGCTAGAGTTTCCCCATCCAAAATCTAAAGACATCCTTGCTCGTTCCTCTGTTCGCTTTCAGTTTATTTATACCCCTTTTCGGCAATTTGAACAGGAAGTGGACATCACAATGGCCGTAATGGAACGCAAAAAACATTTCCGAGTGGTTGACCCCAGCCAAGAGCATGTCAAACAGATAGTCAAGACTATCCTGATGAAATATCCTGATGTGGCTTCTCCTTTTTCTCTTTGTCACTTCCATAAAAAAAGGGCTTTTCCTTGGCAACTTTGGCTAGAAAAAAATAAGCTAGTCAGGCTCAAATCAATCGACATGATGACTTGGGTCAGACTATTGTGGATTCTTGGGCTAATTCTTACTCCCTACTATGGAGTTGGTTTACTTTTCCTGCTTTCAGGCTGGTTCCTCTATCAATCTTCCTTTCATAATGGATCGTATGTTCTCCGATCAGCCTGGCCCTCTTTGCCACCGTTGTCCCCAAAGTCCCTGCTACTTTCCCCTCTGCTTTTGAAAGCTAAGGCTTCTGCTTTATCCCTGCTCAAGGAAAGGCTAGAAACTGACTTTTCCCAAAGCCTCCCTCCTTCCATAGAAAAATTACCCGCTGTCTACGAGAGTTTTTTTCAAAATAAGAATCTTCTTTTTTTCAGGCTCTCTGAAACCTATGGCTTTATAGAATTGAAAGCCGAAAAAGAAGATTTACAAATCCAAATAGGGGCCTATGAAAATCAGGGGATCTGGACCGAAAAAATTTCAGGCTACGGGAAAGATCTCTTTACTGGATCTCTTTGTATCCTTGTTGAACCGAAAGCAGATACAACCACTGAATTGCAAAAATCCGCCATGGAATGTGAGACCCTAGCTTCTTTTCTTTATTCTTATGTGATAGAAACAATAGAAAAACATTTCCAAGCTTCCATTCACTCTCTGGGTATTTCCCCGAACCGGGACTTTCAGAAACATGATATAGAAAAAGAAACTACCATGAAGGATATCTTCCTAAAAATAACAAAATGGATATTTCCATTTTAGTATCCTTTTAGAAGCAGATTGAGCAGGCTACTCATCGCAGAAAGGCTGTTATAAACACAACGAGTCCTCCTGTTGCTAGGGATATTGCTAAATACCATACCACTTTTTTCTTCATTAAGGCAGAAACAGAAGACAAAGCAATTCCAACTTGAACGAGAATTCCAGACATTCTGAAAATATGATGTTTCCTATAATATCGTTCGCTGGCTTTTACTCTTTCCTCAACTATTTCGTCTAGCCGTTTGGCCTTTTGCTCTATTTCGATCTTTTCTTTCTGATACCTCTTTAGTTCCTGTTCAAATTCAGGCCGAGGATTTAAAATATTGGCAATACGATATCCCGTTTCTCTCATGGATTTTGCTTGAAAAAAATTCCACATATCCGTCGCTTTGTCTTGATAAAGAACTGCCTCATTACGCAATATAATGGCTTCTGTCACACTATTTTCAGAATCCGCCGTAACAATCGTTCCCAATACAGCCATCAAAATGATTGAAAAAGAAACATGAAATAGCCATTTTTCCTTTTTTCGATCTTCTTCTAGCCTTTCATTAATAATTTCATTTGCTTTCTCTTCAATTGATTTTTCTGTCATATATAGAACAATTGATTATTTTAATATACTTAAAAAAAAGTATTACTTATTCTGTGTAAAAAAGGTTGTAATTCTTTTTAAATTGTAGATAAAAAGAATTTCAAAAATATTTTTCAAGTATTTTCCTTTCGCATACATTTTGAGCAAAAATTATATATTCTTATTTGATTTTAATGTACTTTTATTCATAATATTTACTAATTAATGGAGGGATCTATGAATATAAATGATATTATTGCCTTTTTGGTTTCTTCTATTGGTACACTCGTCGGATTTATCGTGCTTTTCCTCCTTTTTGGAGGATGGATTCTGGCTCTTGTTGGTGCTACAGTGTTTAGTAGTTTTTTGGGTGCTAACCCCTCCGAAAAGAAAATAAAAGAGCAGAAAAAGGAACCTCTACCGCTTAAAGAAGGAATGGGTTCGAGCTTTTCTTTAAAATAAACGAAGCCTTTAAGGAAGGCATTAACAGGGCGAAAAGAACGAACAGCGAAAAGGTTCATTGAGTTCCAATTTTAACAAGTAGTCCTTTTTCTCTTGCACTTATAAAAAAGCGCTGAAAAAGAAAAAAAGAAAAGCCTAAATAACAACAATTTAAAAAGGTTGCCCAAAAGAGGTGGCTATAGGAATAGGTTCCTTGTAGCCCACCTCTCAACCCTTCAAAGACGTGTGTTGCAGGAACAAGAAACGAAAGGGGTTGGATCCATTTAGGGAGAACATAGAGCGGATAAAAGACAGCCGCAAATGGTTGAAAAAGAATCGGTATAGCCCATGCAAGAGACTCTGCAGCCTGTCCCCATCGCAATAATAAAGAAATGGTTAAAACACCACAAGCAGAACCCATTAGAAAAAGATTCCCAATCAGCGGTAACAAATAAAAGCCAATCTGCGTCAAATGGAAATGATAGAATAGAGCCGCTAAAAATCCCAATAATCCAAGAATTAGAAGAGATTTGAAGATTCCCACTAGAAAAATCGCCGTAAAAAATTCCTGAATAGTTATTGGCGTCACAAGCAGATTGATTAAATTCTTTGACCAGACGTCTTCTAAAAAAGATACTGTTATCCCTAGCTGAGTCCTGTAGAGCACATCCCAAAGAATCATCGCACCGATTAAAAATTGAAATGGTCTGGAAAAGCTTTTCTCTGCATTAGAAAGAAAAAGAGTCAGATATCCCCAAACAAGAAGGTCCATTACAGGCCAAAAAACAAACTCCAAAACTCGAATCCAACTACGTCTATAAACGTAGGTATAGCGTAAAAATAGACCTAATATTCTCTCTAGACTCATTGATTTATTTCCTAGTTAGCTCAATAAACAGTTCTTCCAGATTTCTCTGTTTAAACTCCTGAACTATTTCCAGAGGAATCCCCTGTGTAATGATCTTTCCAGATTTCATAAAAATTATCCGATCGCATAGTCTTTCCACATCCCGCATATTATGCGAAGTATAAATGATTGTGACTCCAGATTTTTTTCTTAGTTCTAACAAAAGCTCACAGACCTTGTCGGCTATGCTTGGATCCAGTCCGGCTGTTGGTTCGTCCAAAAACAACAGCTTTGGATCATTCAATAAAGCCTTACAGAGGCAAACTCTAGTCAACTCTCCAGCAGACAAAAAACCAGTTACCTTATGTTGTAGATGCGTAATTTCCAACAGATCCAAAAGAAAGTCTATTTTTAGCTCTGGTTCTTTCACCCGATAAAGACGGGCAAAAACAAGAAGATTTTCTCGGACGGTTAAATTAGAAGGAAGGCTAATATACCCAGATGCAAAATTGGAAAAGGAAAGAATTTCATTCCTCGCCGATATCGGACAGAAGCCAAATATCCGTATAATGCCCGAACTGGGTGTCAACAACCCCAAAAGCAGATAGATTAGCGTGGTTTTCCCTGCACCGTTTGCCCCAAGAAATCCTACAATTTCAGACTCCATAATCGAAAATGAAATCTGATCGATGGCTACGAGTTTCCCAAAATCTTTTCTCAAGTTTTTAACTTCTATGGCAATTTTGGACATAAAACCAAACAACCGTTCCCTTTTTCTAGCCTATTTCTTATGGATAAAGATAAAGTTCATGTCCTAATCCAAAAACTGACTGGGCCCTCATTTATTAAGTATACCGTCATGTTTGCTCCAAAACAGCCTTTTTTGACTAAGCCATGTTTACTTTTCGCTCTTTCCACTAGATAATCGAAAAGTTTTTTACCTTCTTCTGGAGGAGCTGCATGATGAAAGGTAGGTCTTTTGCCTTTTAAAAATTCTCCCGCAAGTGTAAATTCAGGAACTATTAATAGTTCTCCATTGATATCGAGAAGCGAGCGATTCATTTTTCCATTCTCATCTGGAAAAATTCTGCAGCGCAGGATTTTATCTATCATCTGATCGGCTTTTATTTCGTCATCTTCCTTTTCAACAGCTAAAAATAATAAAATGCCTCTTCCAATAGAAGAAACCAATCGATCTTCTATTCTGACAGCCGCTTCCTTTACTCTCTGAATCAATCCAATCATTCTACTAATGCAATACGCTCTTCTTCAGCCATTAAAAAAATGAAAGCTTAAAAAAATTGATCTTCTAAGTCTTGACATTCCTCCCTTTCGTTATTAAAGAAAAGCAATTGGTAATGGAGTTTACCATCCAATCTTTTGGAAAACCCTTCTTCTTTAAGAAGTGATAACTCCTACGACAACAATTTGCTAAAGAAAAAGCATCGACACACGAAGGGTTTTCCAATGGAGCACACTTGGTTCTTAGCTTCTTTTTGGATGGCTTTGGCAATTTTCTCTGCATTCCTAGCTCTTCAATTTAGGGTCTCTGCAGCACTCATTGAAATAATAATTGGCATCTTCGGCCAATATTTAGCTACTTTTCTCTTTGGCAAAACTGGACTAAATCCTAAAGAAGGTTGGATTGCTTTTCTTGCTGGATTAGGTGCTATTATGCTCACCTTTATGGCTGGCTCTGAGATTGATCCAACTTCTTTTCGAAAACAATGGAAGGAAGCTACCTTTATTGGCCTACTGACTTTTTTTGTCCCCTTTTTCAGTTGTTCATTTTTTGCCCACGCCATCTTTCAATGGAATTGGAAAGCCTCTTTTCTTACTGGAATTGCTCTTTCTGCTACTTCAGTTGCCGTTATGTATACGGTACTTCTGGAACTGGGACTGAACAAGACAAACTACGGAAAGGGGCTACTAGTAGCCTGCTTCATCAACGATCTTAGCTCCGTACTCCTACTGGGATTCCTTTTTGCTCCCTTCGGCTGGAAAACAGTCGTATTAACAGGGTGTGTCCTCATTGGTGCCCTTATTTTACCCAAAATCACTCCTGTTTTTCTAAAATATTATGCAAACAAGCCCTCAGAGTTAGAAATAAAATACCTCCTATTTTTCCTTTTTGCCTTTGGAGGAGTAGCCGTATGGGCAGGTTCAGAAGCTGTCTTACCAGCCTATATCATAGGTATGACATTAGCAGGATCGATGGAACAATACCGTGATTTTATTAAACGCCTTCGTACCGTAACGCTAGGAATGCTGACTCCCTTTTATTTTATTAGAGCTGGATCATTTGTCGATTTAACTGAATTAACAAAAAGCTTTTTGCCTGTTTTCCTTTTATTCATTCTGCAACAGCTTTCAAAATTTATTAGCATTTTCCCTTTTTTAGTAAAAAGAAAGAAAGTGCAAGAAGCAGCCTATACTACCTTGCTTATGTCGACTGGTTTAACCTTTAATGTGATTTGCTGTCTCTATGGGCTTTCTCATGAGATTATTTCTCCAAGACAGTATTCAATTTTAATTCCAGTAATTATTACCACAGCTATTATCCCAACGCTGGTCGCGAATCGGTTTTTCATTCCCTGGCATCATCTTGAGAAAAAAAGAACTTAAAGAAACTACATTGTTTTTTTTCGACAAGGTTTAAAAAAATATATAATGTAATTTTCTCTTGCTAAAACCTTTGCCGGTGTGGCGGAATGGCAGACGCGCCAGACTCAAAATCTGGTCCGGGCAACCGGGTGTGGGTTCGACTCCCTCCACCGGCACAAAAATCAAAAAGATTTTTTTCTAATTTCCCTTTCCCTACCTTATGAAAACCTTCGGAAGGTTGAACAAATACCTTTTGGGTTGCAAATGC
Coding sequences within:
- a CDS encoding type II toxin-antitoxin system RelE family toxin gives rise to the protein MDIDIEKLFEKRIEEKKPFQIVFCHQSQQDLSQLSKAVQFQILDCLEMIPEVLSNPHSDCLSKAERDNRILYRFRCKEYRIYFEKTDYGVLVQRILLKNTLADFLFRSNLTFSDTNP
- a CDS encoding exo-beta-N-acetylmuramidase NamZ family protein; the encoded protein is MEKSLYRIVNRFIKKILKKKVLIVLMHRLILFFCTLFIIIHSIHLDYLQATVIDLGIDVLVENHFHGLEGKKIGLITNLSAVNKNGISTLELFYHCPQVNLVAIFTPEYGLYCMGSDKQNTASYIDPYTNLPVYPLQGETLKPTDDMLANVDVLVFDLQDIGTRSFTFLSTMGLAMEAAGENGKEFYVLDRPNPLGGERVEGMPFNNSFRSFYNEWDIPYIHGMTPCEIAGMINGENWIFKKPKLTLVPMKGWQRHMLWKDTGLPWFPLSPYLTDEESPFYFAISSFLGLSPVLNNGIGTALPYKLVGAQKIDPFTFARNMNKRKIPFCYFRPVFYWPFFGKFQGKTLGGCQIYIKDFSKVKLVEIGLSLLQEMMTELNQDPLASLTAEQLEFFDRYCGTDEIRKELLSGKRIQAIVDNWIPYLENFREKRKKYLLYPSD
- a CDS encoding site-2 protease family protein → MNPSIDRLYLFLLLIPLITIHEFAHAMVATLMGDRTPRDEGRLTFNPLVHMDLFGTLIIPAINIFLLPGGFGFFAWGRPVPTNPSLLKNPRLQGILIALAGPLANIITAFFILLIAKVVIPQDHKLSELFATFVLASIFLAVFHLLPVMPFDGWTIIKNIFRIPDQWEHQMGIFWFIAILIFLNLPPVYHFLEFSAYHLFMLLNLLSGSPLHR
- a CDS encoding Mrp/NBP35 family ATP-binding protein, producing the protein MPALKKEEILNQLRKVRYPGFSRDIVSFGLVKEIEMTEESIYIKLELSSPNPDVPEQLEREIKATLSSLTAISNIQVAIKRPEAPLAQRMAPKGSEIKHIIAVASGKGGVGKSTVAANLACAFHKIGFHVGLCDCDIYGPSISMMFGTVESPQISVDEKLIPIERYGLKLMSMGFLLESDQPAVLRGPLVTRYTQEFLKNVDWGNLDFLVLDLPPGTGDIQLTIVQTVRLSGAVIVTTPQEVALVDARKAVSMFKKVNVPILGILENMSYFLCPSDNKKYDLFGSGGGKREAEKLNVPFLGEIPIEAELRISSDHGMPIVLSDPDRQTSTVFLEAAKKIVDFLK
- a CDS encoding DUF4339 domain-containing protein translates to MEIYIVQSGKKEGPFSMEEILQLLEKGTINTQTLAWHKDLKDWEPLGKLIQEAEQEKKEQVAQEKNAAETKNPVSQTSGLDKETPTDPFLQLLKTSQQIAFWMDEELALYGTKASHSRSHPLEATVWLEYRLEFPHPKSKDILARSSVRFQFIYTPFRQFEQEVDITMAVMERKKHFRVVDPSQEHVKQIVKTILMKYPDVASPFSLCHFHKKRAFPWQLWLEKNKLVRLKSIDMMTWVRLLWILGLILTPYYGVGLLFLLSGWFLYQSSFHNGSYVLRSAWPSLPPLSPKSLLLSPLLLKAKASALSLLKERLETDFSQSLPPSIEKLPAVYESFFQNKNLLFFRLSETYGFIELKAEKEDLQIQIGAYENQGIWTEKISGYGKDLFTGSLCILVEPKADTTTELQKSAMECETLASFLYSYVIETIEKHFQASIHSLGISPNRDFQKHDIEKETTMKDIFLKITKWIFPF
- a CDS encoding DUF4337 domain-containing protein, which encodes MTEKSIEEKANEIINERLEEDRKKEKWLFHVSFSIILMAVLGTIVTADSENSVTEAIILRNEAVLYQDKATDMWNFFQAKSMRETGYRIANILNPRPEFEQELKRYQKEKIEIEQKAKRLDEIVEERVKASERYYRKHHIFRMSGILVQVGIALSSVSALMKKKVVWYLAISLATGGLVVFITAFLR
- a CDS encoding ABC transporter permease encodes the protein MSLERILGLFLRYTYVYRRSWIRVLEFVFWPVMDLLVWGYLTLFLSNAEKSFSRPFQFLIGAMILWDVLYRTQLGITVSFLEDVWSKNLINLLVTPITIQEFFTAIFLVGIFKSLLILGLLGFLAALFYHFHLTQIGFYLLPLIGNLFLMGSACGVLTISLLLRWGQAAESLAWAIPILFQPFAAVFYPLYVLPKWIQPLSFLVPATHVFEGLRGGLQGTYSYSHLFWATFLNCCYLGFSFFLFQRFFISAREKGLLVKIGTQ
- a CDS encoding ABC transporter ATP-binding protein, with translation MSKIAIEVKNLRKDFGKLVAIDQISFSIMESEIVGFLGANGAGKTTLIYLLLGLLTPSSGIIRIFGFCPISARNEILSFSNFASGYISLPSNLTVRENLLVFARLYRVKEPELKIDFLLDLLEITHLQHKVTGFLSAGELTRVCLCKALLNDPKLLFLDEPTAGLDPSIADKVCELLLELRKKSGVTIIYTSHNMRDVERLCDRIIFMKSGKIITQGIPLEIVQEFKQRNLEELFIELTRK
- the dtd gene encoding D-aminoacyl-tRNA deacylase → MIGLIQRVKEAAVRIEDRLVSSIGRGILLFLAVEKEDDEIKADQMIDKILRCRIFPDENGKMNRSLLDINGELLIVPEFTLAGEFLKGKRPTFHHAAPPEEGKKLFDYLVERAKSKHGLVKKGCFGANMTVYLINEGPVSFWIRT
- a CDS encoding cation:proton antiporter, producing MALAIFSAFLALQFRVSAALIEIIIGIFGQYLATFLFGKTGLNPKEGWIAFLAGLGAIMLTFMAGSEIDPTSFRKQWKEATFIGLLTFFVPFFSCSFFAHAIFQWNWKASFLTGIALSATSVAVMYTVLLELGLNKTNYGKGLLVACFINDLSSVLLLGFLFAPFGWKTVVLTGCVLIGALILPKITPVFLKYYANKPSELEIKYLLFFLFAFGGVAVWAGSEAVLPAYIIGMTLAGSMEQYRDFIKRLRTVTLGMLTPFYFIRAGSFVDLTELTKSFLPVFLLFILQQLSKFISIFPFLVKRKKVQEAAYTTLLMSTGLTFNVICCLYGLSHEIISPRQYSILIPVIITTAIIPTLVANRFFIPWHHLEKKRT